In Paroedura picta isolate Pp20150507F chromosome 6, Ppicta_v3.0, whole genome shotgun sequence, one genomic interval encodes:
- the LOC143839660 gene encoding uncharacterized protein LOC143839660, whose translation MIRCTLHLPPPFCSATSESNMESSSQASSVPATGRGPTWRDAEIRDLIGIFSEEKIQDAFQSSHRNREVFEQVAIKMRALGHNRTGLECRSKTKTMRAEYMRAVNHNKGSGNEKVTCPYFEEQRQLYGDGEGSGRPKRVGRSLKVVRKPAAPVEEPPAEEDPGEGTSSSFRPPPPVQQRAAESVTLDLIAIVPGEPEEAPEQTPLASETQLPGTGPLESPAAPDVDSDSGASTNIDFIPGTQEEEQPGVLGPPARRRRIQIQDEVLSDEEEEPPLAPGSPPPRGALPAEERLTRERGRLRRVSVLTSVGERLLEHCYEESRRAAAADQAMLTLIAQEGRKLRAVLRETNQILREGVEEVRLIRRLMERAVVVMERAYPPQIAPAPPPPPPPPPTPPPTPTPPLPAPTPPTPSQNASTQTRRRTILGKRKIKPADKYSPS comes from the exons atgatccgttgcaccctgcaccttccaccaccattttgctcagctactagcgaaagcaacatggaatcgtcttctcaagcctcgtccgtccctgcaaccggccgtggcccaacttggagggacgcggagatcagggacctgatcgggattttctcggaggagaaaatccaggacgcgttccagtcctcccacaggaatagggaggtattcgaacaagtggccattaagatgcgcgccctgggccacaacaggaccggccttgaatgccggtcgaagaccaagacaatgagggcagagtatatgcgtgccgtgaaccataataagggttccggcaacgagaaggttacctgcccctacttcgaggagcagcgccagctgtacggagacggggaaggatccggcaggccgaagcgcgtcggccggagccttaaggtggttcggaagccggctgccccggtcgaggaaccacccgctgaggaggatcccggcgagggcacctcgtccagctttcgccctccaccccccgtccagcaacgagccgcggaatcggtaacgctggacctcatcgccatcgttcctggggagccagaggaggctcctgagcaaacgccccttgcctccg agacacagttgccagggacggggcccctcgagtctccagcagcacctgacgtggatagtgattcgggggcatcaactaacattg atttcatacccggaacacaggaggaggaacagcctggggtgcttggacctcctgcccggcgcaggcggatacagattcaagatg aggttctttcagatgaggaggaggaaccacccctggctccaggcagcccaccacctagaggtgcgctcccagcagaggagaggcttacgagggaacgcggcaggctgaggcgcgtctccgtcttgacaagcgtgggagagaggctccttgagcactgctatgaggagtcacggcgtgccgctgccgctgaccaagccatgctcacactcattgcccaggaggggagaaaattgagggcagtccttagagagacaaaccaaatcctacgcgaaggcgtggaggaggtgcgactgataaggagactcatggagagggctgtagtggtcatggaaagggcctaccctccacaaatcgcccccgcccccccaccaccacccccaccaccacccacaccaccacccacaccaacaccaccacttccagcacccaccccaccgactccctctcagaatgcctccacccaaacacgaaggaggactattctcggaaagagaaaaataaaaccagcagacaagtactccccctcctag